The following are from one region of the Scylla paramamosain isolate STU-SP2022 chromosome 23, ASM3559412v1, whole genome shotgun sequence genome:
- the LOC135112384 gene encoding uncharacterized protein LOC135112384 isoform X3, giving the protein MKSPTGIPECGADALCSTLCSTNFRTAHPVLQPQGTHLSFSSHGCLASSLQHHHHHHHCCHHLRGGETVMWLRVARFGGLQRAAQSEACGIEGQLLIIKLT; this is encoded by the exons ATGAAGTCCCCCACAGGCATCCCAGAGTGTGGAGCTGATGCCCTTTGCTCCACCCTGTGCTCCACCAACTTCAGGA CTGCACACCCCGTCCTGCAGCCTCAAGGcactcacctctccttttccagtcatgggtgccttgcctcctccttgcaacaccaccaccaccaccaccactgctgccatcACCTACGAGGGGGAGAGACTGTGATGTGGCTGCGGGTGGCTAG GTTCGGAGGCCTCCAGAGAGCTGCCCAGAGTGAAGCTTGTGGTATAGAGGGACAGCTGCTGATCATCAAGCTTACATAG
- the LOC135112384 gene encoding valine--tRNA ligase-like isoform X1, whose translation MQRETGLCVCLYILTEAFVRPYDTGPVYRKEALVNWCCSLQSAILDIEVDHLRLTGPTELAVPGYSKPVSFGKMWDFPYRLADSGTPLTSMSTQQEEDLDTWFSSGPSLCLAGLAGSGEGRDHA comes from the exons ATGCAGCGAGAGActggcctgtgtgtctgtctgtacatcC TGACGGAAGCGTTTGTCCGTCCGTACGATACTGGGCCGGTGTACCGCAAGGAGGCTCTCGTCAACTGGTGCTGCAGCCTTCAGTCGGCCATCTTGGACATTGAAGTGGACCACCTGCGCCTGACAGGACCCACGGAGCTGGCAGTCCCGGGGTACAGCAAACCGGTCAGCTTCGGAAAGATGTGGGACTTCCCTTACAGACTGGCAGACTCAG GCACACCCTTGACCTCCATGTCcacccagcaggaggaagatctGGACACCTGGTTCTCCTCTGGTCCCTCCCTTTGCCTCGCTGGGCTGGCCGGgtcaggggaggggagagaccaTGCCTGA
- the LOC135112384 gene encoding valine--tRNA ligase-like isoform X2, with amino-acid sequence MQRETGLCVCLYILTEAFVRPYDTGPVYRKEALVNWCCSLQSAILDIEVDHLRLTGPTELAVPGYSKPVSFGKMWDFPYRLADSGSFGARSRHRRRPRLCRAAV; translated from the exons ATGCAGCGAGAGActggcctgtgtgtctgtctgtacatcC TGACGGAAGCGTTTGTCCGTCCGTACGATACTGGGCCGGTGTACCGCAAGGAGGCTCTCGTCAACTGGTGCTGCAGCCTTCAGTCGGCCATCTTGGACATTGAAGTGGACCACCTGCGCCTGACAGGACCCACGGAGCTGGCAGTCCCGGGGTACAGCAAACCGGTCAGCTTCGGAAAGATGTGGGACTTCCCTTACAGACTGGCAGACTCAG gTTCGTTTGGTGCAAGGAGTCGGCACAGGAGGCGTCCGAGGCTGTGCAGAGCGGCTGTCTGA
- the LOC135112382 gene encoding serine/threonine-protein kinase 36-like: MEEYKVLEAIGQGSFGRVFRGKCLLRGQIVALKFIPKRNKVERELKSLRQECEIQRGLAHPNIVRTIDSFETENEVVAVSEYVPGQLFQLLESNGPLREERVQQIACNLVSAIYYLHSHRILHRDISPKTFCSHQLVKQNCDFGSSRKMCINTYVLTSVKGTPLYMALELIEEKPYDHNADLWSLGCILYEPLLGKPPFCTTCIVQLIKMVRSEPVIWPGGWSKDCSTFLHGLLEKDPSKRLTWPALLEHPWVQEGVVFIEHSLNIMPLTDPLTVSQHQLKQQQCKELVEKAAGQSRVAGQSNIRKLSLYQKKFHHKDLNCQLCRLIEQWMMYLYLLHL, from the coding sequence atggaggagtaCAAGGTGCTGGAGGCAATAGGACAAGGTTCATTTGGAAGAGTGTTCCGAGGAAAATGCCTCCTTAGGGGGCAAATTGTAGCTCTCAAGTTTATtccaaaaagaaataaagtagaaagagaattaaaaagTCTCCGGCAAGAGTGTGAAATTCAAAGAGGTCTGGCACATCCAAATATTGTTCGTACAATTGACTCGTTTGAGACAGAAAATGAAGTTGTGGCTGTTAGTGAGTATGTGCCTGGCCaactttttcaacttttagagTCTAATGGTCCattaagagaggaaagagttcAACAGATTGCTTGCAACTTAGTTTCAGCAATTTATTATTTGCATTCTCATAGAATTCTCCATAGAGACATAAGCCCCAAAACATTTTGCTCTCATCAACTAGTGAAGCAAAACTGTGACTTTGGATCCTCCAGAAAAATGTGCATCAATACCTATGTATTGACATCTGTTAAAGGCACTCCATTGTATATGGCACTTGAATTAATTGAGGAGAAACCTTATGATCACAATGCAGATTTGTGGTCCCTTGGGTGCATCCTTTATGAACCACTTCTTGGAAAGCCACCCTTTTGTACCACTTGTATAGTTCAGTTAATCAAAATGGTGAGAAGTGAACCAGTCATATGGCCGGGAGGATGGAGCAAGGATTGTTCCACTTTTTTACATGGACTCCTTGAGAAAGATCCAAGCAAAAGGCTCACATGGCCAGCTTTACTTGAGCATCCTTGGGTTCAGGAGGGAGTAGTGTTTATTGAACACTCTCTGAATATAATGCCTCTCACTGATCCTTTGACAGTGTCTCAACACcagctaaaacaacaacaatgtaaaGAATTAGTAGAAAAAGCTGCTGGACAGTCAAGAGTGGCTGGCCAGTCTAACATTAGAAAGTTGTCTCTATATCAAAAGAAGTTTCACCACAAAGACTTGAATTGTCAACTTTGCAGGCTGATAGAGCAGTGGATGATGTATCTTTACCTCCTGCACCTGTAA